In one window of Henckelia pumila isolate YLH828 chromosome 1, ASM3356847v2, whole genome shotgun sequence DNA:
- the LOC140874036 gene encoding uncharacterized protein, translated as MGISNADKVRCAIFMLKDDAALWWEGAVIGLDLATLTWAEFKKTFYEKYFTDEARGWLVRNFMSLRQGDKFDAEYVKQFERGCHFAPLIVIEEKERLRHFTDGMRSNIKHDVYMADVSNYKAVANRAFRSKQRRKEIMRITRGRGNYSSLSGGSLRIRRIRSLSGRIRARIHLDSSRDCRGVCYKCKLPGHIAMNCPNMKNTAGHVYVMQAKEADQDTSLVTVFMCSLGNFLSTWKILVRGNATYELLDSGATHSFISQEFIRWVGIIPEDVVTGYDVTLPSGDIIYTSSVLSGLELELQWNLIRADLVVLSMLGFDLILGMDWLSFNGASIDFWKRTISVNPSSGDSFIFLEAQSSSALHVISYVREEVVTEGLPGISCKCGCSRRTIY; from the exons ATGGGGATTTCTAATGCTGATAAAGTGAGGTGCGCTATATTCATGCTGAAGGATGATGCAGCCTTATGGTGGGAAGGTGCAGTAATCGGGTTGGACTTGGCTACTCTGACTTGGGCAGAATTCAAGAAGACCTTCTATGAGAAGTATTTTACCGATGAGGCGCGTGGCTGGCTGGTGCGGAATTTTATGAGTCTTCGTCAGGGGGACAAATTTGATGCTGAGTATGTTAAGCAGTTTGAGCGGGGATGCCACTTTGCACCGCTGATTGTGATTGAAGAGAAGGAGAGGCTGCGACACTTCACTGATGGAATGCGATCTAACATTAAACATGATGTGTACATGGCTGATGTGTCGAACTACAAGGCGGTAGCAAACAGGGCATTCAGATCGAAGCAGAGAAGGAAAGAGATCATGCGGATTACCAGAGGAAGAGGCAACTACAGCAGCCTTTCAGGGGGCAGTCTTCGTATCCGGCGAATAAGAAGTTTATCGGGTCGtataagggcccgaatccaccTAGACAGCAGCAGAGACTGCAGG GGAGTGTGTTACAAGTGTAAGTTACCAGGACACATTGCAATGAACTGCCCGAACATGAAGAACACTGCAGGACATGTGTATGTCATGCAGGCTAAGGAGGCGGATCAAGATACATCATTGGTCACGG TTTTCATGTGTTCGTTGGGAAATTTTCTGAGTACATGGAAGATTCTCGTTAGAGGTAATGCTACGTATGAGTTGCTAGATTCTGGAGCTACGCATTCATTTATCTCTCAGGAGTTTATTAGGTGGGTAGGCATTATACCCGAGGATGTTGTTACGGGCTATGATGTTACCTTGCCATCTGGCGATATTATTTATACCTCTAGTGTGCTCAGTGGTTTGGAGTTAGAGCTTCAATGGAATCTGATTAGAGCCGATCTAGTGGTACTATCGATGTTAGGATTTGATCTTATTCTTGGAATGGATTGGTTGTCatttaatggagcttcgatagATTTTTGGAAGCGGACAATATCAGTGAACCCTTCGAGTGGAGATTCTTTTATTTTCCTTGAAGCTCAGAGCAGCAGTGCTTTGCATGTCATATCTTATGTACGTGAGGAAGTTGTTACGGAAGGGTTGCCAGGGATTTCTTGCAAGTGTGGTTGCAGCAGGCGAACCATCTACTAG